CTGTTTTGCCTGGCTCTTGCCAAAGCTGAATGGACCCTTGCCGCCGCCACCCATCTGGCGGTTCATCATCAGGTAGAAGAATACAATTAGGAGAATCGCTGGCAAGAAAGCGACAATCGTGTCGAGCCAGGTGCTGGATTCGTGAATGACCTTGACCTTGACGCCCTTGAACATTTCCCAGGCGGTAATCTGGTCGTTGCTGACTTCCAGCATGTGGCTGCGGAAGGCTTTCGTATTGCCGTTGTCGGCCGATTTGGTGAAACGGGCGAGCGCGCTCTGGCTCTTTTTCGCTTCAGCCTTTTCTTCGGCACTCATTTCGCGTTTACCTTCGATAATCACGCCATCGGGGGTCTTCTGGAGCGAAAGTTCGGTAATGACCTTGGTGGAGTCGCCCATCATGGCCAAAAATTCGGTGCGCGTAATGTCATTTTCGCCGTCTTTCCCTGCAAGCGGGAACATGACGAACAACAAAAGAATCATCACTAACAAAATGATAAAGTTCTTGCTACGGTAGGGAGGGGTCGGTTTAGGTTGACTCATAAATTCCTTTTATACGTTCACTTGCAAGATACAAATTTTAGGGCTGCCTCGACGCTTTCAAATTCGCAAATCAAGACGGTAGAGCCCTTTTTGACGATAGAACGCTTGCGGTAAGCGGCGCGTACGGGAATTTTAACATGGGCGGGCTCTGTTTGGCTGTACAAGAAGCCAATCGGAAAGCGGAATCCCTGTTCCGAAAGCCATAAACGAAACATTTCGGAAAGGTCTGTACTTTCGTGAGCGAGCAGAACCTTGCGAAGTTTTTTCTTGTCCAATGCGATTCCTGCCCACATGTCATGCTGACGAAGGTCAGCATCAGCATTTCCTGCCTTCAAAACAGGCGCGAAAAGCGACTCGCCTGCATTCATCACTTTCGCATACGCCTTATCCGCCAACAGGGCAATTCTGCATAATTGCGTCGCTGCGCCGGGGCTTTCTTTTTCTAGCTGCGGGAGAAATTCGTGTCGCACCTTGTTTCGTGCAAATTTTACGTCGGAATTGCTCTCGTCTTCGCACCACTCAAGATTGTTTTCGCGAGCATACGTAAGAAGTTCCGCCCGAGTCGTGTTTAGCAGAGGGCGGTAAATGTTGTCTCGTACTTCCTGAATCCCCTTGAGTCCCGCAAGCGTTGTTCCTCGGCGGAGTCGCATGTACATCGTTTCCGCTTGGTCGCCTGCATGATGCGCTGTCACGATGGCGTCGCAGTTTTCGGCGGCTTCTTGTAGCGCCTTGTACCTTGCATCTCTCGCGTTTTCTTCGAGCGAACCTTCGGCGTTTTTTAGCGCTTCGCCGTTCAAGCGTTTCAAGAAAAATGGTATGTTGTACTTGCGGGCGAATGCTTCGACAAATGTGGCGTCGCGGTCGGCTGTTCCTTCGCGCAGTCCGTGATGCACATGCGCAATTCCCAGCCATTCAATCCCGAGCGCTTCGCGATTCTTGATGAAATAATGCGCCAGGCAAATAGAATCTAGACCGCCCGAAACCGCAAGCAACAGGCGCTTGAACCCATGACGTCGAATTCTATCTGCGATGGAATCTTTCAAAAGAAACCTTAAACCCTTTACTGCCTAAAGATAATAATTTATATTTGCCCCTCAAGGAGGCCACTATGGCTAAACATAACAGTAAGGCGGCTGGCAAATTGGCCGAAACCGCCAAGGAGAGCGTGATGTTGCGCATGCTGCGCATTGACGGCTCCCAGAATGGAGCCACACTGCGGACTAGAATCGTCCGCGACAAGACGAAGTACACCAGAACCCTTAAACACAAAAAATCCCTCGCCGATGCGGGGGATTTCCCTTTTATACAGGCCGCAGCAGGTTATTTGCCCGTTGCAATCTTGCCGTAAAATTCCTTGACGTCTTCCCAGCGGTAATACGGGACGTCGGGACAGTTCTTTATGGTTGCTGAATCGCATGTCACAGGCAGTTTTTGCTCGATTTCGTTGAGCATCACCTTCACAAGAATCGGGGCGCCCTTCTTGCTTGACTTGTAGAATACGAGCTGTACGTTGGCGGCCATCGGACTGATTTCGTAGTCGCGCCAGATTTTGTGCAGGTTTTCCATGTCGGCGGTTTCGATGCCGGTGTTCTGCGTGCCGTTTTCTAGTTGTAAAAGTACTGCAAACGGGAAAATGACGGTGTCGTGGCCGAAGCGGAGCGTCGCGGTGGTCTTTTTCGCGGGCTTCTTACCTGCGGTTTTGTCTGTTTTGGCTGTGTCGGCGGCAATCACCTTGTCGGCTTCGTCCAAAACGTTTTTCAGGAGCGGACGTGCGTTTTCGAGCCCCTGCTTTTTGGCGAAGGGATTGTTGCCGAGAACGCTATACCACCAGGCATTTTGTGCGTGCCAGCGAGCGGTGAATTCTTCGTCGGTCCACAAATCGTCAAAGTTGAATTCGATTTCGGGGCTGCCTTGCAGGCTGTTTCCGATTTCGTAAATCTTGCTTAAAAGATCGCCTCCGTCTACATTCTTCTTGATGTAGTTGGAATCGTTGAAAAGGGCGCGCATCATGCGTGTCGGATTCACATGGCTGTATAGCTTTTCGTTTTCCTTTTGCCAGGCAGGCGTGTTCGATTCGTTGATAATTTTGCCGAAATCAAGCGGGCTGATGAAACTCATCAGGTACTTGCCCGATTCCTGGTGAATCTCGACCTTGGGCTTTAGCGCGTGCAGTTCTTCGAGGAATGCTGCCATGCTCACGACGCAGCGCACGCTAGTGCTGGCGTAGGCTTCAACGTAGGCGTCGTTCTTGAACACTTCCGGGAAGTTCTTGACCATGCGTTTTGCGATACCCTGGTGCTGGGCCACGCCGAGCTGGGTCAAATCGCCTGCGCGCGGGGCGGCGTATTCGTCTAAGTACTTGGCGCGTTCAAGCAGGCTTTTGCCCAAATCGGTGAGCTTGCCTAAAGAATCGGCCTTGGCTAGCGTGTTGTACAGAGCATGGTAATGGTCGGCAGGCTGGTGAAAACGGCTGCCGTGTCTGCCGTAATGGCTCAGATAAAACGGCTTGTAGCCGGCGGGAGCCTTGGTGTACTTGGCGGTCGGAGTGGGGTAGGCGTAGTAGTTGCTACCCATCTGGTGACGGTCCTGGGCAAATCCTGAAATTGCTACCGCGAACAATAACGCAAGAATTTTTTTCATTTTATTCTCCCGCATCCCACATTACACATTGCTCATTGCGGCGGAGCCGCTCACTTTTCACATTTCTTAAAAAAGCAGCTGCGAGCGCCCGTGTGGCAAGCCACTTGCGGGCCCTGCATGCGGACCTTGAAAAGCAAGGCATCGCTGTCGCAGTCGGCGGCCCATTCCACGACGGTCATCACGTTTCCGCTGGTGTCGCCCTTGTGCCAGTATTCCTTGCGGCTACGGCTCCAGAACACCATTTCGCCACAATCGTGGGTGCGGCGGAGTGCTTCTTCGTTCATCCAGGCCATCATCAGAACGTCGCCCTTGTCGGCATCTTGAACGATTACCGGCGCAAGTGCAACACCGTCCACAACGACTTCGAACTTTACTTCTTTAATCAAATCTTCGAACTTCATGATTAACCTCTCACCTGACCGTTGCCGCGGAGAATCCACTTGTAGCTGCAGAGGCTTTCCACGCCCATAGGGCCGCGGGCATGCAACTTGTCGGTGGAAATGCCCACTTCGGCACCGAGGCCATATTCGCCACCGTCGGCAAAGCGGGTGCTGGCGTTCACCATCACGCTGCTGCTGTCCACGTTCGCGACAAAGTAGTCCTGAACGGCGGTGTCTTCGGCAACCACGGCTTCAGTGTGGCGGCTGCTGTTCTTTTCGATGTGGTCGCAGGCTTCGGCAACGTTATCGACGAACTTGACGCTTGCCTTGAGGGCCAAGTATTCGTGGTGGTAATTGCTGTCATCGCCAATATCCTTGATACGGCTGTCATGGCTCTGGGCGTCCTTGTTGCCAAAGAGTTCCACGCCACGATCGGCGAGGCAATCAATCAATTTCTTCGTTGTGGCTTCGTCGATATGGCGGTCGATAATCACGCATTCCATGGCGTTGCACACACCCGTGCGCTGCGTCTTGGCGTTAATCAAGATGTTAACTGCCTTGTCCATATCGGCAGACTTGTCCACGTACACGTGGCAAATGCCGTTGAAATGCTTAATCACGGGAATCTTGCTCTGTTCAACGACCGCGCGAATCAGGCGCTCGCCACCGCGGGGAATCACGAGGTCGAGGCAGTCATTGCGCTGCAAAAGCATACCGACCAGGTCGTGGCTCGTTTCGGTCACGAGCTGCACGGCGTCTTGATCGATGCCTGCTTCGGCCAATGCTTCATGGAAAATCCCGGCGAGGCACTTGGCAGAATTCAGAGATTCCTTACCGCCTCGCAAAATCACGGCATTGCCTGCCTTAAAGCAGAGGCATGCGCCATCGATTGTTACGTTCGGACGGCTTTCAAAAATAAAGAATACGGAACCGATAGGTACGGCCACGCGGCTAATCTTGATGCCGTTCTTCAGTTCGCGGCTTTCGAGAACCTTGTTCAGCGGATCTGCGAAGGATGCGATTTCTTCGGCACCCTTGGCCATGGCCTCGATGCGGGCGTCGTTCAATGTCAGACGGTCCATCTTCGAGTCGTCGAGCTTTCCGGCGGCGGCTTCAAGGTCAATCTTGTTTGCTGCAAGGATTTCTGGCTTACGCTCGCGCAAAATCTGGGCAACGCGGTTCAGCACGGCGCTACGCTTTTCACCCGGCAGGGTACGGAGCGTCTTGCTTGCCTTCTGGGCATTTCTGGCCAAAAGGTCGGAGTATTCTTCCAAGTTGGAATATTTCAAATTGGAGCAAGTCATAAGCCGTTTTTATCCTTTTTTGAGCATTTATCGTGATTGTTTCAATTGTTTTACATTGTAAAACTTGATTTTCATCACATTGGAGTATAAGTTAGTGTCGTACAGGTTTGTTTTTACCCGCGACGAGGGTTTATAGTCGCAAGGTATCGGACTTGGGTGTTTAGACTCGGTGCAATCCTTCTCTCTCGGGGAAGCACCGAGTCTTTTTTTGTTCGAATCTTTTACAGCAAGTTCACGATCGTCGCAAACAGCTTGTCGGCGAGCACGTTCGTTTCCAGACCTTCGAATACGTTGAACTGGTTGAACATGATCTTGCCGTTACCGAACGGGTAGAGCTGCAAGTCCGAACCGGTCTTGACTTCGCCGTCCTTCAAAGTGACGGAGCGTGCGAACACCTTGGCGCCCGGCAGTTCGTTCAGCGAGAGGCTCGGCATCACGGCTGCAGCATTGCTGTCGAGAACAGAGGCTTCGCCGAATACCGGTGCAAGTTCGGAACCCTTGGGCAGGTAGTGCAAGCTGAGTTCGTTTGCACCCGTGCTCCAGTGAGATTCGATATTGCAGTCGAACTGGTGGCTCTGGTTCAGGTAGTCGATATCTTCCTGCGTGAGGTCCGAGAGCAAAAGCGTCTTGCCGCCGTTCTTCACCACGTCAACGAGCTTGTCCAGGATTTCGTCGGGCCAAGAGCTCAGGTTGGCGGTAAAGATCACCTGTTCCGGACCAGTGAGAGCGGCCAGTGCGTCGCTGGATTCTTCGCTGTTGTCCAGGAAGCAGACCTTCTTCATGGCGCTCTTCACATCGGCTTCGGCGATCACGATCAAGTCTTCTTCGGTCGTGTGGATCTTGTTGCCGTCGTTGATGAGAGTCATCTGCAACTTGTAGCTGCCTTCGGCACGCGGAGCCATCATGGTGCAAATGCCCATTTGCGTAAGGCTCGTCTTGCCGGCCGGTTCTTCAGGGGAAATCTTGTCGGTGGCGAGTTCCTTGCCCTTGTCGTCCACCAGCTTGACTTCCACAGACACGTCTTCGTAACGGCTGTTGTTCAGGAGCGTCACCTGGAAGCTGATTTCGCTCTGCGGGGCGACCACGTGTTCCAGTTCGCTGATCAAGGCGCGGCTCGGAGTCGTGATTTCCTTCGAGAAATCTTCGAAACCCTTGCTGACGCGGTTTTCGTCGCACAGACCGTCAAATTCGGTGCCGCAGTCGGCCCACTGGTCCAGGAAGAAACCGGCAATCTGCGGGTTGCTCTGGAGGGCGGTAATCTGGTCGAGCTTGCTCTTGATGGCGATGCGGTTGGCGTCGGCCACAAAGCTCTTGTAGTCCTTCCAAATGGACATGTCGCTTTCCACGAAGGTTTCGATTGCCTTGATGGCGTTCTTGATGGCCTTCTGGTTCTTGGAACTGCGCGGTCCCTTGATGTTGGTGGCCGTTTCCGGGAGGAGCGTGTGGTTCTTGAGCGTCACCAGCATCTTGTTGTTGATGTCGCTGACTACGTTTTCTTCTTCGTCCTGGAAGTGGCTGTCGCCAAGGCCTGTATCCGGCACGGAAATTTCTTCGGCGTCACGGTCAAAACTGTGAGCCAAGAAATGCGTATAGGCGGCATTCGGCGTCATGCGCGGGTTCATGCGGAGCGTGGCGTAAGGCGAAATCTTGTCGACCGTAACCGGCAAGAGTTTGCCAGTATCCTTGCGGAAGATTCCTTCGTTGTCGATGTAAATACTGTTCAGGTTGCTAATGACCGGGCGGGTCATGTCGACCGGGCTAATAGCGTTCAAGAGCTTGTTACCGTTCTGCAACAGGAGCGTGCCGTTTTCGGCGCCCATGACCCATGCACCGATGCAGGGGTGGTGGTGCTGTTCGGCCACGATGTCGTTGATCAGTTTCTTGACGATTTCAAGACCCTGGGCGGTAGACCTCATGGTGTGGATCGGGAATTCCTGGAACACGATCAAGCCGAGCTTGTCGCAGATGTCGAGAGCCTGCGTAGAGAGAGGTGCGCCGCAGCTACGAATAGCATTGTAACCGGCTGCCTTCACGGCCTGCAGGTCCTTTTCGAGCTTCGGGTTGTCGAACGTCCAGAGACCACCTTCGCTCCACTGCTGGTTGTAGGTAATGCCCTGGATCTTCAAAATCTGGTCGTTCAGGTAGTAGTCGCCCTTGAGACAGTCAAACTTGCGGAAACCGAAGGTGCGCACCACGGGGAATGCGTATTCGGCGCGCTTGATTTCCTTGCCGTCTTTTTCCTTGCTGGCCTTGATTTCCATCTGGAATTCAATGGCGTAGACGTTGGGGTGTTCGGGGCTCCACTGGAACTTGTGGCGCTGCTGTTCCTTGACTTCGAAAACAAAACGCTGGGTCATGTTTTCCTTGTCGAGCTTCAGGTTGTTCACGAACTGCTCGTAAACGTCGCCGTCGGGGTTGCGCATGAGCACGCGAAGCCTGGTCTGGAAGCCGCGGGGGTTGTTGAAGCTGATTTCGCAGGCGATGCGCTGGGTATCGGCATCGGGTTCGAGCTTCACGTCAGAAATAAAGGCTGCAGTGCCCAAAATCAGGTCCACATGGCCAAAGATACCGCCGAACGGGTACTGGGTCCAGGGGAGGCCGACCGGGAGTTCGCCCGGGTGGACAAAGCGGTCATCGGCACCGTCGGCGCTTTCGCGGCCAAAGTCGATGCGGCTGTTGAGGGCGCCCATGTTGGCGACACGCACGCAGAGTACGTTTTCTTCGCCGAGCTTCAAAGCCTTCTGGAGTTCAATAATAAAGGGGGTGTAGGCGCCGAAATGGGTGCCCAGGAGCTTGCCGTTCAGCCAGACCGTGGCATGGCTTGCAATGCGTTCAAAACGCAAGAAAATGCGCTTTGCGACCTGTTTTTCGTCGTCGATGGTAAAACGCTTGAAATAGAACGCACAGTCGTGCGACATCAGGAGCTTGTCAAAAGCCCTTTCCCAAATGTGGGGAACTTGCACTTCCTGGGTGTCTTTGGGGTAAGTAGCGTACCAACGATTAGAAATACCGGCATCTTCGGTGTCCCAAATCATCTGCCAGTCGCCATCAAGGCTCAAAATCTTGCTCATTCGAGGTTCCTTTATGAAATTTTGAGGTGAAATTTAGAAAAAAATGGGGCTTTGTCTTTACATTTTTCCAAATTTTGCTACATTTGGGGTCCCAATAGCAACCAAAAAAGGATTACAAAAATGTATTCTATTGTTGAAACAGGTGGTTTCCAGTATAAAGTTGAGCTGGGCAAGGCTTACAAGGTCCCCACGCTCGATGCCGCTGTTGGTTCCGAACTGGAGCTCAAGTCCGTTCTTCTTTTCGCAGGAAAAGAAGTGCAAATCGGCACCCCTGTCCTGAACGACGCCTCCGTGAAGGTCGAAGTGCTTGCTCACGGCAAGTATGACACCGTCATCGTTTACAAGAAGAAGCGCCGTACCCGTTACGAACGTCGTAACGGTCATCGTCAGGGCTATACCGAGGTGCTGGTTACGGAACTTCGCTCCGGCGCAGAATCCGCAAAGGTCGACTCCAAGGTTATCGATCGCAACCGCGCTCGCGTGGCTGCCCTCGCCAAGCAGAAGGTACAGTCTGTGCCTCTGACTCGCAAGGAAAAGATTGCCCAGGGTCTCCCGAAGCCCGCCAAGGTTAAGAAGAACTCTCTGCGTAAGGCTAAGGAGGTATAATCCATGGCTCATAAGAAAGGTCAAGGTTCAGTACGTAACGGCCGCGACAGTAACGCCAAGTACCTTGGTGTTAAGAAGTATGCGGGCGAAGTCGTCAAGGCTGGCAACATCATCGTTCGTCAGCGCGGTTCTCACTTCCACAAGGGCACCAACGTGGGTATGGGCAGAGACTTCACTCTGTTCTCTCTCGTCGATGGCAAGGTGAAGTTCGAACGCCTCGATGCAAAGCGTCAGAAAGTTTCTGTCTATCCGGAAGAAAACTAATCGGTTTTGAATCGTTTAGAGCCGACGGTACCACAAGTGCCGTCGGTTTTTTTTATTGTATTTTGCTATTTTATAGCCAATGTCTAGGTTTATGACGATTCGTTCTTTGTTTGTCGCCTTTCTTTTTTCGATGGCGGCTGTTTTTTGGGCTTGTTCTGACGACGATAGTTCTGTTGAATTTAGGGTAGAACGCGAAGTTTCCGATATTTCGACCTTGTTGCAGTGTGCCAAGGGTGCCGATAGCGGTGCCTACTGTTTTATGGTCCGTTTCCGCTATCCGGACGATACAGAAAGCTTGGACAGCATTTACTTATGGGTTGGCAACGACGTGTTGGACGATACTTCAAAGTCGGTTGGCGACAAGGAAAAGTCGAAGGCGACTGATCGCTTTGCGTACCCCTCGAAGACTGAGGAACTTTTCGACACGATTGACGTGACTCCGTATATCCAGGATTATGTGGAAGAACGCGAAAGTCTGATGGTGGCGCTCTATTGCGACTATTCGGGTGGACGTCCGGGAACGGTTCAAAGAATTTATCTGTATTTTGGCGACAAGCTTGCTCCGTCCGATATCAATATCTCTGATTCTACCTGGACTACCGGAGCGCTTCTAGAATGGACGCGTCCAACAGACCAGACGAATCACTACAAGCCGAATGAACTTTCTGGCCCGATTCTTGGTTACAATATCAGAATCTATAGCGAGAACAAGAACGAGGACTTGCGCAAGCTGAAGGTTAAGCTTGAATCTCCGGACGGAATCGATTCTACTGGCGAGACGCTTTATTTGCGCCACAAGGGTTATCATTCTAACGTGGATTCCGTGTTCCTGCAGTCCAAGGAACATGGCGACAGCCGCAAGAACGAACTGTTCCTGGCCATTCCCGATGGTAAGGGTTACAACAACGATAACCCCGATTCTAATATTTTCCGTTTGACTATCGAAGGCCTTAAGGCAGAAACCGAATACAAAATCGGTTATTCAACATGGGATACTTGCGGCAACTATACGGGCGTAGACCGTTCCGATATGCGCGCATGGCTTACGATCAATACGACGGATTCTGTCGCACCCTTGATGCCCACCAAGATCTTTACGATGAAGGATACCTTGTACCCTGAAATGGCAAGGCTCGACAGCAATAACCGCCTGCTCATTTTCTGGAGCCAAAGTGTAGACCCGTACAAGCGCGAACACGACATCGAGGTCGATACGGTTCTCTCAATTCCGGATACATGCCTCGTTGACTTGTGCTATGAAAAAGTGGAAATGTACAGGGTTGAATATTGGGACCGCTACACCGAACAGTGGGTGATTAGCAGCGATGTGGATACTCTGGACCGCTACACCAAGTTTTACAAGCCCTCGGGCGATACCATGAAGGTTTCTGCCACGGGTAAGTTTATTTCTGACACGATCCGTTATGTTGCCCCTGGTGATACGCTTGTGCTTCGGATTATTGCCATTGATGAATCCGGCTATTGGTCTGTTCCGCTGATCGACACGATTGCCGTGTCCCCGGGCGCTATCGCAAATGAAATCGAATGTCCCGAAGGCTTTGTCGCCGTCAAGGCGTCCGATACCAATTACTTCTGCATGGAACGCATGGAACACCAGAATGATTCTGGCGAATTCATGACGAACGTTTTGCATTCCGAAGCGCTGGCAACCTGCGAAGCGATTTCGGCGAGCGGTTTCAAGGTGAGTCTGTGTAACGAACGCGACTGGGAACTCGTTTGCCTTTCGGGCGGAACGCTTGCCTATGGCGTGGTTCAAGACGATACTGTTGAGACGGCTGAATTCTTGTTCAAGTACTGCAATGTGGCGACCAACGATTCTGCCTCGGCGGCGAATCCTGCCAAGCGCAGTTCCCGCTGCATGAACCCGATGGGTATTCGCGACTTGCCGGGCCAGTATCAGGAATGGGTGAGGGGTCGCTCCGAAGATACGATTGCCGTGGTCAAGGGTGGTTCTTACCGCGTGATGAGCGGGCTTGAAAGTGGCGAGTTTGGCCGCGAAACCCAGGCCCTTTGCACGAACCGTTATTTCCCGTACTTTACCCGTTTGGCCTACACGACCGATTCCGTATACCTGTACCGCGAAGGTACCAGGGTCGATACCGTTTATACCGCCGACACATCCAGAACCCTGTACAAGGTACTGACCAAGAAAGATTTCAAGGATACCTTGCAGTTCTTTGACATTCAGGATTCTAGCGGAAATTCCGTGGGTACGGACTACGTGCCTTATGCTGAATACAAGCAGGGCGGCGATGAATGGCTTGAAACCATTTCCAACGGCATGAAGTATGTGCCGGACCATATCGAGGTCGTGTTCCTGACGGGCGAGCGCGTTGCTTACCGCGGGGCCTCGAACTACTACAGGTCATCAAGCATCGGATTCCGTTGCTGCGCCTATAAAGAACAAAATGAAGAATAGTGATTTTTTGAAAGTTGCTGAAGCGCTTGCTAAGGAAGCAGGCGCTCTTTGTCTTGAAATCCAACAGAATTTGGGCGATGTCAAATACAAGTCCAAGAAGGACGTGGTGACCCGTGCCGACATTGCAAGCGAAAAGCTGATTGTGGAAGGACTTCGCAAGGCGTTTCCGGAACATTCCATTCGCACCGAAGAAGCTGGCGTTATCGAAGGCTCGGACCCGCGTTACCGCTGGATTATCGATCCGGTCGATGGTACCGTGAATTTTAGCCGCGGAATTCCGTTCTGGGGAATTTCGATTGCGCTCCACTTTGAAGGCAAGCCCTTGGTCGCGGTCGTGAATCTGCCGCGCTTGGGTGAACTTTTTACCGCGGTGCGCGGTGAAGGCGCCTTCATGAACGGCAAACCGATTCATGTGAGCGACGAGTCGGACCCGGTCCATGCGATCGTGAGCAATGGCGACTTTAACGTGGGCGATGTGGCTAAAATCAACGCCCAGAATTCCAAGAATTTCGCTCGCGAGGCAGAAACTTTCGAACGTGTCAAGTGCTTTGGCTCGGCGGTAATCGAAGGCTGCTTTACGGCCTGCGGGCGCCTGGACTGCTTTGTGATGACCATGAGCTACCCCTGGGATATTGCGGCCATTGCCCTGCTTGTCGAAGAGGCCGGTGGCAAGTCGACCCATATTGACGGCTCTCCCATGCAGTTCGTGGATGCCGAACAAG
Above is a genomic segment from Fibrobacter sp. UWB5 containing:
- a CDS encoding inositol monophosphatase family protein; protein product: MKNSDFLKVAEALAKEAGALCLEIQQNLGDVKYKSKKDVVTRADIASEKLIVEGLRKAFPEHSIRTEEAGVIEGSDPRYRWIIDPVDGTVNFSRGIPFWGISIALHFEGKPLVAVVNLPRLGELFTAVRGEGAFMNGKPIHVSDESDPVHAIVSNGDFNVGDVAKINAQNSKNFAREAETFERVKCFGSAVIEGCFTACGRLDCFVMTMSYPWDIAAIALLVEEAGGKSTHIDGSPMQFVDAEQVVFSNGILHKTLIDTIL